From a single Paenibacillus sp. FSL R5-0345 genomic region:
- a CDS encoding DUF3600 domain-containing protein, with protein MNFNEELRTALQEEARNCTAPPELKEQILNRTAPKQGGRRMKKWLVASILAAALLIPTGAYAGYNYLADTLYGSQITAATIGVTQQQYDRLEAKLQNAKQTFNEEEFTKLMSLLKELGAYNLQMADAEGVFHLEQLSAQEKKAYKKLQMELEPYFEQMNEAKTSKKSVKSVDRDTFWNSLLEKAEQRLTNKEFEETKRLIIELQSYDTKVFDSDGSVHMERLSNEEIQNQEKLMEALDPYIKKLDLMIKPSS; from the coding sequence ATGAATTTCAATGAAGAGCTACGGACAGCTCTGCAGGAAGAGGCTAGAAATTGTACAGCCCCACCGGAACTGAAGGAGCAAATACTAAATAGGACTGCACCCAAACAAGGGGGAAGACGAATGAAAAAATGGCTTGTAGCAAGTATTTTGGCGGCAGCATTATTAATTCCTACTGGAGCTTATGCCGGATATAATTATTTGGCGGACACCCTATATGGCTCACAGATAACCGCTGCTACGATTGGAGTAACCCAGCAACAATACGATAGGCTTGAAGCGAAGCTGCAGAACGCGAAGCAAACCTTTAACGAAGAGGAATTCACAAAGCTGATGTCCTTACTGAAAGAATTGGGAGCTTATAATCTGCAAATGGCTGATGCTGAAGGCGTCTTTCACCTAGAACAATTAAGTGCGCAGGAGAAGAAGGCTTACAAGAAATTACAGATGGAGCTTGAACCTTATTTTGAACAAATGAATGAAGCCAAAACATCAAAGAAATCAGTGAAATCCGTTGATCGTGATACTTTCTGGAATAGCTTGCTTGAAAAAGCTGAACAGAGGCTTACAAATAAGGAGTTTGAGGAAACTAAACGATTAATAATTGAGTTACAAAGCTATGATACCAAGGTATTTGATTCAGATGGTAGTGTTCATATGGAACGGCTTTCAAATGAGGAGATACAAAACCAAGAGAAGTTAATGGAAGCGCTAGACCCTTACATTAAAAAGCTAGATTTGATGATTAAACCCAGCTCATAG
- a CDS encoding transcriptional regulator: MKRMTIRAELADYLKKHGTTINQFSEVSKVNSGTISNIINGNRPIAMQQLDRITEGMGLEEGSYYDLYVDECFVHSNPNWRRLRPFLYRCAELDKLDCIARVVGIMMDSLSYTPSLFDTAEDFFAQGKYEAAAMLYQSVAESEKYQHSERLALCQYRLFTIALGEDQDANLRAAVQFEGFVNRLDEVDQLDALKDLANTYSALRHWDKVKAIAKEMGNKATIQYHSKYERARKSKLQKEPEIPLFSYIQYSYMLRSVVYRELGNYDRALHYVNLYMDMSWIREDTEEALQHINQCMEWARANIYLLRILKGDVTVLPEYVAYIEQREEEILSGLFKILQAANYYQFNVDDILLRFKQKKSECRDHRLENRSYNQQILEDRYTNLMAEIASYYIKRNEYEISIKYIMISLECSVKINSESCIIKCVGMFEQLRHIASIETQKEYQNLISKVQRINEKKNGFVSNIS, translated from the coding sequence ATGAAGCGGATGACCATTCGTGCAGAACTGGCGGACTATCTCAAGAAGCATGGGACTACGATCAATCAGTTCTCAGAGGTGTCTAAGGTAAATTCAGGCACGATCAGTAATATCATTAATGGGAATCGTCCAATAGCCATGCAACAATTAGATCGAATTACAGAAGGTATGGGATTAGAAGAAGGCAGCTACTATGATTTATATGTGGATGAGTGTTTTGTACATTCCAATCCGAATTGGAGACGCCTTCGGCCATTTCTATATCGCTGTGCAGAGCTGGATAAGCTGGATTGTATTGCACGGGTAGTTGGGATCATGATGGACAGCTTATCTTATACGCCTTCGTTATTTGATACTGCGGAAGATTTTTTTGCGCAAGGGAAATATGAAGCAGCAGCGATGTTATATCAGAGTGTGGCTGAGAGTGAGAAGTATCAGCATTCAGAGCGTTTGGCTCTTTGCCAATACAGACTGTTCACAATCGCTTTGGGTGAGGATCAGGATGCTAATTTGCGAGCAGCGGTGCAATTTGAAGGATTTGTTAACCGGCTTGATGAGGTGGACCAGCTCGATGCGCTGAAAGATTTGGCGAATACATATAGCGCTTTGCGACATTGGGACAAGGTAAAGGCAATAGCTAAGGAAATGGGGAATAAAGCAACGATTCAATATCATTCCAAATACGAACGTGCCAGAAAAAGCAAGCTTCAAAAGGAACCCGAAATACCACTATTCTCGTATATTCAATACTCTTACATGTTACGTTCAGTAGTTTATAGAGAGCTTGGCAATTATGATAGAGCATTACATTATGTTAACTTATATATGGATATGAGCTGGATTCGTGAAGACACGGAAGAAGCTTTGCAGCATATCAATCAATGCATGGAGTGGGCGCGGGCTAATATTTACTTGCTGCGAATTTTAAAAGGGGATGTAACGGTGCTGCCGGAATATGTGGCATACATTGAACAAAGAGAGGAAGAAATTCTTTCAGGTCTGTTCAAAATCCTTCAAGCAGCTAATTACTATCAATTTAATGTGGATGATATTCTTCTGCGGTTTAAACAAAAAAAATCAGAATGTAGAGATCATCGCCTAGAAAATAGATCCTATAATCAACAAATCCTCGAAGATAGATATACCAACTTGATGGCTGAGATCGCTTCTTACTACATAAAAAGAAATGAATATGAGATTAGTATAAAGTATATAATGATAAGTTTGGAATGTTCAGTAAAGATAAATAGCGAATCATGTATTATAAAATGTGTTGGGATGTTCGAACAGCTAAGACACATAGCATCCATCGAAACGCAAAAAGAATATCAAAACCTAATTAGTAAGGTGCAGCGAATCAACGAAAAGAAAAATGGCTTTGTATCTAATATTTCTTGA
- a CDS encoding aspartyl-phosphate phosphatase Spo0E family protein, with protein sequence MNKPEIIQKRIEGARAKLYLMERQHGGLLHPNVIRQSMRLDELINEYNKAVHNDNES encoded by the coding sequence ATGAATAAGCCAGAAATTATCCAAAAAAGAATAGAGGGTGCTAGAGCCAAACTTTATTTAATGGAAAGGCAACACGGAGGATTGTTACATCCCAATGTGATCAGACAGTCCATGAGGTTGGATGAATTAATTAATGAGTACAATAAAGCCGTACATAACGATAACGAGAGTTGA
- a CDS encoding LolA family protein — MRRTIWVLAIIMSVALVMTGCGKKDAASVVKDLNNVADKLESKQGTYQASGIMTLFTGEQPQEYKVEVWYKNPSYYRISLANVQKDITQIVLRNDEGVFVLTPSMNKSFRFQSDWPDNQGQVYLYQTLVRGIVSDNNRQFVEDGDNYVFEVAANYQSNALVRQKIWLDKKTYEPKQVQVSDSEAKVVVDVKFDTFKFDTDFTKDSFDMQKNMTTGAASESTVAEVDENGNPVVVPEGQEQEGQPVAAELGDFGIIEPGYVPAGVELKDSHKMEGNKDHAVLIRYDGVYQYTIMEARPLDRAVALAPGTLIDLGFTAGLLSGDEQQTLTWMSEGIEYRITSANLPVNEMMQIAASMEAQSGK, encoded by the coding sequence ATGCGCCGGACAATATGGGTACTCGCGATCATTATGAGCGTGGCCCTGGTGATGACGGGGTGCGGGAAGAAGGATGCCGCTTCCGTGGTCAAGGATTTGAACAATGTGGCCGACAAGTTGGAGAGTAAGCAGGGAACGTACCAAGCTTCAGGCATTATGACCCTATTCACCGGCGAGCAGCCGCAGGAGTATAAGGTAGAGGTATGGTACAAGAACCCTTCTTATTACCGGATCAGCTTGGCGAATGTACAGAAGGATATTACGCAGATCGTGCTTCGTAATGATGAGGGAGTGTTCGTACTTACACCAAGTATGAATAAGAGCTTCCGCTTCCAGAGTGATTGGCCGGACAATCAAGGTCAGGTTTATTTGTATCAGACACTAGTTCGGGGCATCGTCTCTGATAACAATCGTCAATTTGTGGAAGATGGAGATAACTATGTGTTTGAGGTAGCTGCGAATTATCAAAGCAATGCTCTTGTGCGGCAGAAGATTTGGTTGGATAAAAAGACTTATGAGCCTAAACAGGTTCAAGTCTCTGATTCTGAAGCTAAGGTAGTTGTGGATGTGAAGTTTGACACCTTTAAATTCGATACAGATTTCACAAAGGATTCCTTTGATATGCAAAAGAATATGACCACAGGTGCTGCTTCAGAAAGCACAGTAGCTGAGGTTGACGAAAATGGAAATCCAGTAGTAGTTCCGGAAGGTCAGGAGCAAGAGGGGCAACCAGTCGCTGCTGAGCTTGGTGACTTTGGGATCATCGAACCGGGATATGTTCCGGCAGGCGTTGAGTTGAAGGACTCCCATAAAATGGAGGGGAACAAAGATCATGCCGTTCTCATCCGGTATGATGGGGTTTATCAATACACCATCATGGAAGCCCGTCCATTGGACCGTGCAGTAGCGTTGGCTCCTGGAACACTGATAGATCTTGGTTTTACCGCAGGACTTCTTAGTGGTGATGAGCAGCAGACGTTGACATGGATGTCTGAGGGTATAGAGTACAGAATTACAAGTGCTAATCTTCCTGTTAACGAAATGATGCAAATTGCCGCTTCTATGGAGGCACAATCGGGTAAATAA
- the alr gene encoding alanine racemase, whose protein sequence is MQASYRPTVAEINLDELRANYEAFRRYLPAETKFMGCVKGNAYGHGAVEVTRELERLGADYVSVAFLDEALELRQAGILIPILVLGYTSPEGIAVAWENHVTVTLFTPEVLEAIRQLPIDPDHRLKVHIKIDSGMGRLGLLPADAPAFISEVQSVAQAELEGMFTHFAKADELDKSYTLEQHRRFMSVAETLREQNIQIPIIHTGNSATAIDSPYLSSNMVRVGISLYGFYPSTEVNRQRVDLHPVMTLKTQVVYVKSLPPHWGVSYGTRYFTDSEEIIATLPVGYADGYSRMLTGKAEVLIRGRRVPVVGTICMDQCMVSLKSFAEEAEQIKAGEEVVLIGRQADVMVTADELALHLGTIHYEVICMLAHRVPRVYIREGTLPKLVNALLQS, encoded by the coding sequence GTGCAAGCAAGCTATCGACCGACAGTAGCCGAAATTAATCTGGATGAATTGCGTGCCAATTACGAAGCCTTTCGCCGCTACTTGCCGGCAGAGACAAAGTTTATGGGATGCGTCAAAGGAAATGCGTACGGCCATGGAGCAGTGGAAGTAACACGGGAACTGGAAAGACTCGGAGCAGATTATGTTAGTGTGGCTTTTTTGGATGAAGCATTGGAGCTGCGTCAGGCGGGAATACTGATTCCTATACTGGTGCTTGGCTACACTTCTCCAGAAGGGATAGCCGTTGCCTGGGAGAACCATGTAACTGTAACACTGTTCACTCCGGAAGTATTAGAGGCTATCAGACAGCTTCCTATAGATCCGGATCATCGGCTGAAGGTGCATATCAAGATTGATAGCGGGATGGGGAGACTGGGGCTTTTACCAGCTGACGCACCTGCATTTATCTCTGAAGTGCAGTCTGTTGCGCAGGCGGAGCTGGAGGGTATGTTTACCCATTTTGCCAAGGCAGACGAACTAGACAAAAGCTATACACTGGAACAGCATCGACGGTTCATGAGCGTGGCGGAAACGCTGCGGGAGCAGAACATTCAGATCCCGATCATACATACGGGCAATAGCGCTACGGCCATTGATTCACCTTATTTATCCAGCAACATGGTGCGGGTAGGCATCAGCCTGTACGGATTTTATCCCTCAACTGAGGTAAACCGTCAACGGGTAGATCTACATCCGGTAATGACGCTGAAGACGCAGGTTGTATATGTGAAGAGCCTGCCTCCTCATTGGGGCGTCAGCTACGGCACTCGGTACTTCACAGACAGCGAGGAGATTATCGCAACGCTACCTGTGGGGTACGCAGATGGATATTCCCGCATGCTAACTGGCAAAGCGGAGGTGTTAATACGTGGACGCCGCGTTCCTGTCGTCGGAACAATCTGCATGGATCAGTGTATGGTATCACTCAAATCTTTCGCTGAAGAAGCGGAACAAATTAAAGCAGGCGAAGAAGTTGTACTCATCGGGCGTCAAGCTGACGTGATGGTCACGGCAGACGAGTTGGCTCTCCATCTTGGAACAATTCACTACGAGGTAATTTGCATGCTGGCTCATCGGGTGCCCCGCGTTTATATCCGTGAAGGCACACTTCCTAAGTTAGTAAATGCTCTGCTACAATCTTAA
- a CDS encoding CopG family ribbon-helix-helix protein, which yields MANLQNTKRIMISLPDHLLQEVDGIVQLENSNRSELIRQAMKLYLSERRKRSIRESMQRGYMEMAKINLTMACEAFLAEEDADSTLGRLVSGV from the coding sequence GTGGCCAATTTGCAGAACACCAAAAGAATCATGATCAGCTTGCCCGATCATCTCTTACAGGAAGTGGACGGAATTGTTCAATTGGAGAATTCCAACCGGAGTGAATTGATTAGGCAGGCCATGAAGCTGTATTTGAGCGAACGGAGGAAACGTTCTATCCGGGAGTCCATGCAGCGCGGCTACATGGAAATGGCTAAGATCAACTTGACCATGGCATGCGAGGCGTTCCTCGCGGAGGAAGATGCAGACAGCACTCTTGGCCGCTTAGTAAGCGGGGTGTAG
- a CDS encoding type II toxin-antitoxin system PemK/MazF family toxin, translated as MIVKRGDVFFADLSPVVGSEQGGVRPVLVIQNDIGNRFSPTVIVAAITAQIQKAKLPTHVEIDAAAHGFDRDSVILLEQVRTIDKQRLTDKITHLDDETMKKVDDSLQISLGLIDF; from the coding sequence TTGATCGTTAAACGTGGCGATGTTTTTTTTGCTGATCTTTCGCCGGTTGTAGGTTCTGAGCAAGGCGGAGTAAGGCCAGTACTGGTTATCCAGAATGATATTGGCAATCGCTTTAGCCCGACGGTAATTGTGGCTGCAATCACAGCCCAAATCCAGAAGGCTAAATTACCTACGCATGTGGAAATTGACGCAGCGGCTCATGGCTTTGACAGGGATTCTGTTATACTGCTGGAGCAGGTTAGGACGATTGACAAACAACGCTTAACTGACAAGATCACCCACCTTGATGATGAAACGATGAAGAAGGTGGATGATTCGCTGCAAATCAGCCTTGGACTGATTGATTTTTAA
- a CDS encoding TetR/AcrR family transcriptional regulator: MLRIKGRSDGEETKKRIVLKATQLFVQKGYAAVTMNEVCAASNVSKGSLYHHFPSKDELFLYVVEEDTVQWLQAWEDKKKEIVGVQERLYALAEHYANDFQNPLIRALEEFSRGRAHPEDITKRLALLYEAASHACRDLLKEGMDTGDFIKGDLEDYVIIVNGMLEGIGRAAECSIPEKTPEDIKKYYRESVRLLLQGIYTG, encoded by the coding sequence GTGCTTAGAATCAAAGGACGTTCAGATGGAGAAGAAACAAAAAAACGAATTGTACTTAAAGCCACACAGCTGTTTGTTCAGAAGGGGTATGCAGCTGTAACCATGAATGAAGTTTGCGCAGCCTCGAATGTCAGCAAGGGCAGCTTATATCATCATTTTCCGAGCAAGGATGAACTTTTCCTATATGTAGTAGAAGAGGATACGGTGCAGTGGCTACAGGCGTGGGAAGATAAGAAGAAGGAAATTGTAGGTGTTCAGGAGCGTTTATATGCGTTAGCCGAGCACTATGCAAATGATTTCCAGAATCCGTTGATTCGGGCACTTGAGGAATTCTCAAGAGGCAGAGCTCATCCGGAGGATATCACTAAGCGGCTTGCTCTTTTATATGAGGCTGCCTCGCATGCGTGTCGCGATCTTCTGAAGGAAGGCATGGACACGGGGGATTTTATTAAGGGTGACTTAGAGGATTATGTGATTATTGTAAATGGTATGCTCGAAGGGATCGGGCGAGCTGCTGAATGTTCTATTCCTGAAAAGACTCCGGAAGATATCAAAAAATATTACCGGGAATCAGTACGATTGTTATTACAAGGGATATATACGGGGTAA
- a CDS encoding MFS transporter translates to MSLLLRNRGAMLLVMLNIFLAFTGIGLVVPIMPTYMNELGITGSTVGLLVASFSLAQLLVSPFAGRLSDRIGRKKVIVAGLIVFAFSELLFGLANVSWLLFVSRLLGGVGAALIMPAVMAYVADTTSFEERAKGMGLINAAITTGFIIGPGIGGYLAELGMRVPFFCAAGAAGVAALITVLILPESLSAEKRMEAKVSKNNQESFFTQLMRSYREPYFFGLIIVFVMAFGLANYETVFGLFVDHKFGFTPKDIAFVITFGSIAGAVVQVSAFGWILNKFGENKVISTCLITAAMFILLTLFVSGFLAICVITFIVFLAMDILRPAVGTQLSKMAGESQQGFVAGMNSAYTSLGNIAGPIVAGYLFDLSINFPYVAAAFVLALCFMLSLSSGKRGMGQRA, encoded by the coding sequence ATGTCGTTACTACTTAGAAACAGAGGCGCAATGCTTCTTGTTATGCTTAATATTTTTCTTGCTTTTACAGGAATCGGGCTTGTAGTTCCAATAATGCCTACTTACATGAATGAACTTGGGATCACCGGAAGTACCGTGGGGTTGTTAGTGGCTTCATTCTCACTTGCCCAATTATTAGTATCACCATTCGCGGGCAGGTTATCCGACAGAATTGGCAGAAAAAAAGTGATTGTTGCGGGTCTGATCGTGTTTGCTTTTTCAGAGCTGCTCTTTGGTCTGGCAAATGTATCCTGGCTTTTGTTCGTTTCCAGATTGCTTGGTGGTGTAGGTGCTGCATTAATTATGCCGGCAGTTATGGCCTATGTAGCGGACACGACTTCTTTTGAAGAAAGAGCTAAAGGCATGGGGCTAATTAATGCAGCCATTACTACCGGATTTATTATCGGTCCAGGAATTGGCGGCTATCTTGCTGAGCTTGGAATGCGGGTGCCTTTTTTCTGTGCAGCGGGTGCGGCTGGGGTTGCAGCTCTAATTACAGTTTTGATCTTGCCTGAGTCTCTGTCTGCAGAGAAACGGATGGAAGCGAAGGTATCGAAAAATAATCAAGAGAGCTTCTTCACGCAATTGATGCGCTCTTATCGTGAACCGTACTTTTTCGGATTAATTATTGTATTTGTCATGGCTTTTGGATTGGCTAATTATGAAACGGTGTTCGGATTGTTCGTGGACCATAAATTTGGCTTTACCCCTAAAGATATTGCATTTGTGATTACCTTTGGCTCGATCGCCGGTGCTGTAGTGCAGGTATCTGCGTTTGGCTGGATTCTGAATAAATTCGGAGAGAATAAGGTAATCTCCACTTGTCTTATAACTGCTGCAATGTTCATTCTACTGACGCTGTTTGTAAGTGGATTTTTGGCGATTTGTGTGATTACCTTTATTGTATTCTTGGCTATGGATATTCTTCGACCAGCGGTAGGCACTCAGCTATCCAAAATGGCGGGGGAATCGCAGCAAGGCTTCGTAGCAGGGATGAACTCTGCTTATACGAGTCTTGGTAATATCGCAGGGCCTATCGTTGCAGGATATCTTTTTGATCTAAGCATTAACTTCCCATATGTGGCAGCGGCGTTTGTTCTAGCATTATGCTTTATGTTGTCACTTAGTTCCGGCAAAAGAGGAATGGGACAACGCGCTTAA
- a CDS encoding Tex family protein, protein MTVDNSNTGVITDEAAAQREQELITVAIAKELNISLKQVRTTVGLLDEGNTIPFIARYRKEMTGELDENALRDIEERLAYLRNLGERKKDVIRNIEEQGKLTKELHEQITNAVKLQEVEDLYRPFRQKRKTRASVAKEKGLEPLANWIMEQQRQGDPQTEAAKYIDVEKGVETPDQALQGALDIIAENIADDPAVRSWVRQYTASQGILVSEAKDAEQESVYENYYSYREPVHKMPPHRILAINRGERENILKVGIEVVTDKIHAYIARKIIKGPSPVKELLEAVTEDAYKRLIAPSVEREVRGEMTERGENQAISIFSGNLRSLLLQPPVKGRCVLGVDPAYRTGCKLAVVDDTGKLLEVAVTYPTPPNNKKIEAAAKFKELIAKYGIQLIVIGNGTGSRETEQFTAEVIADIGDPELAYLIVNEAGASVYSASKLAQEEFPDLDVAERSAASIARRVQDPLAELVKIDPKAIGVGQYQHDVSQKHLEESLKAVVESAVNHVGVDVNTASPALLSYVAGVNGTIAKNIVKYREENGKFTTRKQLQKVPRLGAKSYEQCIGFLRIPGGDNTLDRTPIHPESYPVVDRLFRELSLDVNKLGSKEVASQLEAQNAEELAVKLDVGVPTLRDILESLQRPGRDPREELPLPIFRTDVLKIEDLVPGMEMQGTVRNVIDFGAFVDIGIKNDGLVHISQLSGSFVKHPMDVVSVGDNVTVWVMGVDLKKGRVSLTMRPPRVEAGSLN, encoded by the coding sequence ATGACGGTAGATAACAGCAATACGGGAGTCATTACGGATGAGGCGGCCGCACAGCGGGAGCAGGAACTGATTACTGTAGCGATTGCCAAGGAATTAAACATTAGCCTGAAGCAGGTGCGTACAACGGTTGGACTGCTGGATGAGGGGAATACGATTCCGTTCATCGCCAGATATCGGAAGGAAATGACGGGTGAGCTGGACGAAAATGCGCTGCGTGATATTGAAGAACGGCTGGCTTATCTTCGCAATTTGGGCGAACGTAAGAAAGACGTGATCCGCAATATTGAAGAGCAGGGCAAGCTGACCAAGGAGCTTCATGAACAAATCACTAACGCAGTCAAGCTTCAGGAAGTGGAGGACTTGTATCGTCCTTTCCGGCAGAAGCGTAAGACTCGTGCTAGTGTTGCGAAGGAAAAAGGCTTAGAGCCGCTTGCCAACTGGATTATGGAGCAGCAGAGACAAGGGGACCCACAAACCGAGGCTGCGAAATATATAGATGTTGAAAAAGGAGTAGAGACCCCAGATCAAGCACTTCAAGGCGCGCTAGATATCATCGCCGAGAATATTGCTGACGATCCTGCGGTCCGCTCTTGGGTACGGCAATATACGGCAAGTCAGGGCATCCTTGTGTCTGAAGCTAAGGATGCAGAGCAGGAATCCGTATACGAGAACTACTATAGCTACCGTGAACCTGTACACAAAATGCCACCTCACCGTATACTCGCTATTAACCGCGGTGAACGGGAGAATATTCTGAAGGTAGGCATTGAGGTTGTCACTGACAAAATTCATGCTTACATTGCGCGGAAAATCATTAAAGGGCCATCCCCGGTGAAGGAGCTTCTGGAAGCAGTGACCGAGGATGCTTACAAACGTCTGATAGCTCCTTCCGTAGAGCGTGAAGTTCGTGGAGAGATGACCGAACGGGGTGAGAACCAAGCGATTTCGATCTTCTCTGGGAATCTACGCAGCTTGCTGCTGCAGCCGCCCGTTAAGGGACGTTGTGTGCTGGGTGTTGACCCTGCATACCGTACCGGCTGTAAGCTGGCCGTCGTAGACGATACGGGTAAGCTGCTTGAAGTAGCCGTGACCTATCCTACGCCGCCGAACAACAAGAAAATTGAAGCTGCAGCTAAGTTTAAAGAACTAATCGCTAAATATGGCATTCAGCTTATCGTGATCGGGAATGGGACAGGCTCTCGTGAAACAGAACAATTTACGGCAGAAGTGATCGCCGATATTGGCGATCCAGAGCTGGCCTACCTGATCGTAAATGAAGCGGGAGCGAGTGTCTATTCGGCTTCCAAGCTGGCGCAGGAAGAGTTTCCGGATCTGGATGTGGCAGAGCGCAGTGCGGCTTCAATCGCCCGTCGTGTGCAGGACCCGCTGGCAGAGCTGGTGAAGATCGATCCGAAAGCTATCGGTGTGGGACAGTATCAGCATGACGTCTCCCAGAAGCATCTGGAAGAGAGTTTAAAGGCTGTCGTAGAATCGGCGGTTAACCATGTGGGCGTAGATGTTAATACGGCATCTCCAGCCTTGCTCTCTTACGTAGCAGGCGTTAATGGAACGATTGCTAAAAATATCGTTAAGTACCGTGAAGAGAACGGTAAGTTCACGACACGGAAGCAATTGCAAAAGGTACCTCGTCTAGGTGCCAAGTCCTATGAGCAATGTATCGGCTTCCTGCGGATTCCTGGTGGAGACAACACCTTGGATCGCACACCTATTCACCCCGAGTCTTATCCGGTGGTGGATCGGTTGTTCCGTGAGCTAAGCCTAGATGTTAACAAGCTTGGCAGCAAAGAAGTGGCATCGCAGCTGGAGGCACAAAATGCCGAGGAGCTGGCTGTGAAGCTGGATGTCGGCGTGCCAACGCTTCGAGACATCCTGGAGAGCTTGCAGCGTCCGGGCCGCGATCCGCGCGAGGAGCTGCCGTTACCGATCTTCCGCACCGACGTGCTGAAGATCGAGGATCTGGTTCCCGGCATGGAAATGCAGGGAACCGTCCGCAACGTGATCGATTTCGGCGCATTCGTCGATATCGGCATCAAGAACGATGGGCTGGTGCATATTTCCCAGCTCAGCGGCAGCTTTGTGAAGCACCCGATGGACGTTGTCTCCGTAGGAGACAATGTCACCGTCTGGGTGATGGGTGTTGACCTGAAGAAGGGCAGGGTCAGCCTGACCATGCGTCCACCGCGTGTTGAGGCGGGAAGCCTTAATTAA
- a CDS encoding methyl-accepting chemotaxis protein encodes MAIMSAAVPLGLLCTILIWKRVATPYIMYITAIGFNIITYFYIDAGTSIISTFILYWGLGIVSLYHNYRPLLLNGVISWILLNYFLMTKPIYASVDVLRINTLLIVMILVLIYQSQIGTKMFKNMSKSSNEAEHARAEMETILKGVTESVGVLSQSSNLMNNNVLTTDRISKEVVTAFQEIASGVESQAQSVSDISNAMQQLNESATQANTASISMSTRSRNTDQITQEGQAQIVRLTGNMSEVMDIVKSTADLLTQMNEENQKIESIVSSIVGIAEQTNLLSLNASIEAAHAGEHGKGFAVVSNEIRKLAQSSHNASADITQILRSIQSHIAQVGDMVSNGLLVVESGRNSADDIARLFEGIRNNTQQVLEQAEDLKNRNDHIKHASSLVLGEVHSVTAITEENTAAIEQVLASAEVQQQHVSETVVSIRNLNELATKLNNLTRPS; translated from the coding sequence ATGGCGATTATGTCAGCAGCGGTACCCCTTGGCTTATTGTGTACGATACTAATTTGGAAACGTGTGGCTACACCCTATATTATGTACATAACAGCTATTGGCTTTAATATCATTACATACTTCTATATCGATGCAGGAACTAGCATTATAAGCACATTTATTCTATATTGGGGACTAGGCATCGTATCCCTCTATCACAACTATCGTCCGCTACTCCTTAATGGAGTAATTTCTTGGATCTTACTCAACTATTTCCTGATGACGAAACCAATTTACGCTTCAGTAGATGTATTAAGAATTAATACACTTCTCATCGTCATGATATTGGTTCTGATCTATCAGAGTCAGATTGGTACGAAAATGTTCAAAAATATGTCTAAGAGCAGCAACGAAGCTGAACATGCTAGAGCAGAAATGGAGACCATTCTAAAAGGTGTTACTGAATCCGTAGGAGTTCTGAGTCAATCTAGTAACCTAATGAATAACAACGTATTGACTACAGATCGAATTTCCAAAGAAGTCGTGACTGCCTTTCAAGAGATTGCCAGCGGAGTGGAATCACAAGCACAGAGTGTCAGCGATATCTCAAATGCCATGCAGCAATTAAACGAATCGGCTACGCAGGCAAATACGGCATCCATCTCAATGAGCACAAGAAGCCGTAATACCGATCAAATCACGCAAGAGGGGCAAGCGCAAATCGTTCGCTTAACTGGAAATATGTCAGAGGTCATGGATATCGTAAAGAGTACTGCTGACTTGCTGACACAAATGAATGAAGAGAATCAGAAGATTGAATCGATTGTTTCCAGTATCGTGGGGATCGCTGAGCAGACGAATCTTTTGTCGCTAAATGCTTCTATTGAAGCCGCACACGCAGGAGAACATGGCAAAGGATTCGCAGTGGTGTCCAATGAAATCCGTAAATTAGCACAGAGCTCCCACAATGCCTCCGCAGACATTACTCAAATTCTTAGAAGCATTCAAAGTCATATTGCTCAGGTTGGCGATATGGTATCTAACGGGTTGCTAGTTGTAGAATCCGGAAGAAATTCCGCAGATGATATTGCTCGATTGTTCGAGGGTATTCGGAATAATACACAACAGGTGCTTGAACAAGCAGAAGATTTGAAGAATAGGAATGATCACATCAAACACGCTTCCTCCCTTGTACTAGGTGAAGTCCATTCCGTGACTGCGATTACCGAAGAGAATACAGCAGCAATTGAGCAGGTTCTTGCGAGCGCTGAGGTTCAGCAACAACATGTTTCTGAAACAGTAGTCAGCATCCGCAATCTAAATGAATTAGCTACTAAGCTAAATAATTTAACGAGACCCTCATAG